A part of Cannabis sativa cultivar Pink pepper isolate KNU-18-1 chromosome 6, ASM2916894v1, whole genome shotgun sequence genomic DNA contains:
- the LOC115724454 gene encoding probable ethanolamine kinase codes for MGAVNIWNPIEVAGEASENSMSQIQSSSLSVEPSLPLPQITPRIIELCKDLFKKWSNLDNSCFSVETVSGGITNLLLKVSVKEDNGNNVCVTVRLYGPNTDYVINRERELQAIKYLSAAGFGANLLGVFSNGMVQSFIYARTLVPEDMRKPKLAAEIAKQLNRFHQVEIPGSKEPQLWNDMFKFFEKASNIEFDDIGKQKIYKTVSFEEIQNEINELKDLTDRFNAPVVFAHNDLLSGNIMMNDEEEKLYFIDFEYGSYNYRGFDIGNHFNEYAGYECEYSLYPSKDEQYHFFRHYLQPENPLEVSERDLDALYVETNTYMLASHLYWALWGIIQAKISPIDFEYLNYFFLRYNEYKRQKENCFTLARSYVSGSELGSGKAQNLT; via the exons atgggAGCTGTGAACATATGGAACCCCATTGAAGTAGCTGGAGAAGCTTCAGAAAATTCCATGTCTCAGATCCAATCTTCATCTCTATCCGTCGAGCCTTCCCTCCCTCTTCCTCAAATCACACCTCGCATCAT AGAGTTGTGCAAAGATTTGTTCAAAAAATGGTCTAATCTTGATAATTCTTGCTTCTCTGTTGAGACGGTTTCCGGTGGCATAACAAATCTCT TGCTGAAGGTCTCAGTGAAGGAAGATAATGGAAATAACGTGTGTGTCACAGTCAGGTTATATGGGCCTAACACCGACTATGTTATCAATCGTGAACGTGAATTGCAG GCCATCAAATACCTCTCAGCAGCAGGCTTTGGTGCTAATTTGCTTGGAGTTTTCAGCAATGGCATGGTGCAGTCTTTTATCTATGCACGAACACTTGTTCCAGAAG ACATGAGGAAGCCAAAGCTGGCCGCTGAAATAGCCAAACAATTAAACAGATTTCATCAAGTGGAAATTCCTGGTTCGAAGGAACCCCAGCTATGGAATGACATGTTCAAGTTCTTCGAGAAAG CCTCCAATATTGAATTTGATGATATTGGGAAGCAGAAGATATACAAGACCGTTTCTTTTGAGGAGATTCAGAATGAAATTAATGAGCTCAAG GATCTGACAGACCGTTTTAATGCTCCAGTGGTGTTTGCCCACAATGACTTGCTTTCTGGAAATATAATGATGAACGATGAAGAAG AGAAACTTTACTTCATTGATTTTGAGTATGGATCCTACAACTACAGAGGCTTTGACATTGGAAATCACTTCAACGAATATGCAGGCTATGAATGCGAGTACAGCtt ATATCCAAGTAAAGATGAACAATATCATTTCTTCAGACACTATCTACAACCCGAAAATCCACTTGAG GTATCTGAGAGGGATCTTGATGCTCTGTACGTTGAGACAAATACTTACATGTTGGCTTCACACTTATATTGGGCTTTATGGGGCATAATTCAG GCAAAGATATCCCCAATCGATTTTGAATACCTTAATTATTTCTTCTTGCGATACAATGAATACAAAAGGCAGAAGGAAAATTGCTTCACGCTAGCGAGATCATACGTCTCAGGATCAGAATTAGGATCTGGGAAAGCCCAAAATCTTACTTAA
- the LOC115724453 gene encoding F-box/kelch-repeat protein At1g55270, whose protein sequence is MDRVMQPPLVDTTACLCRVDAGLKTVAGAKRYVPGSRLCLQPDIKPSIHPTRSKPARGDRSRNQSPLLPGLPDDLAIACLIRVPRAEHRKLRLVCKRWYRLMVGNFFYSLRKNLGLAEEWIYIIKRDRDGKISWHAFDPIYQLWQPLPPVPKEYSDALGFGCAVLSGCHLYLFGGKDPKKGSMRRVIFYNARTNKWHRAPDMLRRRHFFGSCVINNCLYVAGGENEGIHRSLRSAEVYDPNKNRWTFISDMSTAMVPFIGVVYEGKWYLKGLGSHRQVLSEVYQPENNSWYPVYDGMVAGWRNPSASLNGNLYALECKDGCKLRVYDEVTDSWSKHIDSKMHLGNSQALEAAALVPLNGKLGIIRNNMSISLVDVSKSNDVDGATAEHLWENIAGKGQFKTLVTNLWSSLAGRNRLRSHIVHCQILQA, encoded by the exons ATGGACCGAGTGATGCAGCCACCACTG GTTGATACAACAGCATGTTTATGTAGAGTAGATGCCGGACTTAAAACTGTTGCTGGAGCAAAAAGGTATGTtcctgggtcaaggctctgtcTTCAGCCTGATATTAAACCATCTATACATCCAACAAGAAGTAAGCCGGCGCGCGGTGATAGGAGTAGGAACCAATCACCTTTGCTTCCTGGACTTCCCGATGATCTTGCCATTGCTTGTCTAATACGGGTCCCAAGGGCCGAGCACCGTAAACTTCGCCTAGTCTGCAAAAGATGGTATCGTCTTATGGTTGGTAACTTCTTTTACTCCCTTCGGAAAAACCTTGGCCTTGCAGAAGAATGGATATATATCATTAAAAGAGACCGAGATGGAAAAATCTCATGGCATGCCTTCGACCCTATATACCAGCTTTGGCAGCCCCTTCCACCAGTCCCAAAGGAATATTCTGATGCTCTCGGGTTTGGTTGTGCTGTACTCAGTGGTTGTCATCTCTATTTGTTTGGTGGGAAAGACCCTAAGAAGGGATCAATGAGGCGAGTCATATTTTATAATGCTAGAACCAATAAATGGCACCGTGCCCCAGATATGCTCCGTCGAAGACATTTTTTTGGCTCATGTGTTATAAACAATTGCCTTTATGTTGCTGGTGGGGAGAATGAAGGGATTCATAGGTCCTTGAGATCAGCAGAAGTTTATGATCCCAACAAGAACAGATGGACCTTCATTTCAGATATGAGCACTGCAATGGTACCTTTCATTGGAGTTGTATACGAAGGGAAATGGTATCTGAAGGGGCTGGGCTCTCATCGTCAAGTTCTGAGTGAGGTCTACCAACCTGAAAACAACAGTTGGTACCCTGTGTACGACGGAATGGTCGCAGGTTGGAGGAATCCTAGTGCTTCTTTAAATGGAAACCTCTACGCCTTGGAATGCAAGGATGGCTGCAAACTTCGAGTTTACGACGAAGTAACTGATTCTTGGAGCAAACACATTGACAGTAAGATGCATTTGGGGAATTCTCAGGCATTGGAGGCAGCTGCTCTTGTTCCCTTAAATGGTAAATTGGGCATCATTCGAAATAACATGAGCATATCCTTGGTGGACGTTTCAAAATCCAACGATGTAGATGGAGCTACTGCAGAACATTTATGGGAAAATATAGCAGGAAAAGGTCAATTCAAGACTTTGGTCACAAATCTGTGGTCAAGCCTTGCTGGTAGGAACCGCTTGAGGAGTCACATAGTTCACTGCCAGATCCTTCAAGCTTGA
- the LOC133039194 gene encoding uncharacterized protein LOC133039194: protein MASSSKEDHALTKRWADICLEDEEEHEVSLADDCDEEEELNFDDRWCLVGRMLSGKVSDFQIFQNIIADLWKPGRGIFIKILDQNRFLFQFYHEIDIKRVIDGSPWTYDRKQLLIERLEPGGNPRTIDINTLDMWVQIHDLRTGFKTEWAIREAARYIGQYVESDPNNFQGVWRDYLRVRVRVNVNAPLKRRMKIRSRNGEAFYAYFKYERVPTFCFICGVMGHAERFCEKIYDTPIENIVKPYSIEMKAPTRRQSFLTASPWLRPVRRSCSKQSTSASPSVNAPTDFRGTNSGNCDPHDSQSKSRDYGNQQSTLKEHVVLVNDNSADFNSEEIIEISDLKRKRLVTSTHVGPASMTKDLMETEDGKIVDHSTQVVISKNVDMVGLGFQAHQEP from the coding sequence ATGGCCTCCTCTAGCAAAGAAGATCATGCTTTGACCAAAAGATGGGCTGATATATGTCTAGAAGATGAGGAAGAACACGAAGTCTCCCTGGCTGACGATTGCGACGAGGAAGAAGAACTGAATTTTGATGACAGATGGTGCCTAGTGGGTCGAATGCTGTCTGGAAAAGTCTCTGATTTCCAGATATTCCAAAATATTATTGCTGATTTATGGAAGCCTGGAAGAGGTATTTTCATTAAGATTCTGGATCAAAACAGGTTTCTTTTTCAGTTCTATCATGAGATAGATATCAAAAGGGTGATTGATGGCAGTCCTTGGACGTATGATCGCAAACAACTACTCATTGAAAGGCTTGAACCAGGTGGAAATCCTAGAACGATTGACATAAACACGTTAGACATGTGGGTTCAAATCCACGATCTGCGAACTGGATTCAAAACTGAATGGGCAATAAGGGAAGCGGCTCGCTATATCGGTCAGTACGTGGAGTCCGATCCTAACAATTTTCAAGGCGTGTGGCGTGATTACCTtcgggttcgagttcgagttAATGTTAATGCTCCATTGAAAAGACGAATGAAGATCCGCAGCCGCAATGGAGAAGCTTTTTATGCTTACTTCAAATACGAAAGAGTTCCGACATTTTGTTTCATCTGCGGTGTCATGGGACATGCTGAACGTTTCTGTGAGAAGATATATGATACCCCGATTGAGAACATAGTGAAACCATACAGCATAGAGATGAAGGCTCCGACGAGACGACAAAGTTTTTTGACAGCCTCTCCATGGCTCCGGCCAGTGAGGAGGTCATGCTCCAAGCAGTCGACATCAGCATCTCCCTCTGTTAATGCTCCTACGGATTTTAGGGGCACTAATTCAGGTAATTGTGATCCTCATGATAGTCAATCAAAATCACGTGATTATGGGAATCAGCAATCAACCTTAAAAGAGCATGTTGTGTTGGTCAATGACAACTCAGCAGATTTCAATAGTGAGGAGATAATTGAAATCTCTGATTTAAAAAGGAAACGTTTGGTGACTTCTACACATGTTGGGCCAGCTTCTATGACAAAAGACTTAATGGAAACAGAGGATGGTAAAATCGTAGATCACTCAACTCAAGTGGTAATTTCAAAAAACGTAGATATGGTGGGTCTTGGTTTCCAAGCCCACCAAGAGCCATGA